Proteins encoded together in one Antennarius striatus isolate MH-2024 chromosome 13, ASM4005453v1, whole genome shotgun sequence window:
- the LOC137606451 gene encoding cobalamin binding intrinsic factor-like → MAPQTAAFFSVGFLLLLTGGELTNTGPATLPVRVSVENDLSNVTFESYSSSVVEGGVLLGALRRLQETQHDFKFTVKEDLDFGLLLESVNGVAGNDLQHTYWEILSERSGEYSRVDVGIGCFKPKASEHIILRFSSWSPQ, encoded by the exons ATGGCTCCACAAACAGCTGCCTTCTTTTCTGTGggctttctgctgctgctgacaggaGGAGAACTTACAAACACAG GTCCAGCGACCCTTCCTGTCAGAGTTTCGGTTGAGAATGATCTGTCAAATGTGACATTTGAGTCCTACTCCAGCTCTGTGGTGGAGGGAGGTGTGCTGCTGGGAGCTCTGAGGAGACTGCAGGAAACACAGCATGACTTCAA GTTCACAGTGAAGGAGGACCTGGATTTCGGCTTGTTGCTGGAGAGTGTGAATGGAGTAGCTGGAAATGATCTCCAGCACACATACTGGGAGATCCTGTCAGAACGCTCAGGGGAGTACAGCAGGGTGGATGTGG gaATTGGCTGCTTCAAACCTAAAGCAAGTGAACATATCATCCTCAGATTCAGCAGCTGGTCTCCGcagtga